One genomic segment of Ricinus communis isolate WT05 ecotype wild-type chromosome 5, ASM1957865v1, whole genome shotgun sequence includes these proteins:
- the LOC8284179 gene encoding L-ascorbate oxidase homolog gives MRALYSLSALLFLLFLIQSVNGENPYRFFTWKVTYGDIYPLGVKQQGILINGQFPGPQIDVVTNDNLIINVFNYLREPFLISWNGIQQRRNSWQDGVYGTNCPILPGRNFTYILQVKDQIGSYFYFPSLGMHKAAGGFGGIRVWSRPRIPVPFPPPSGDFTVLAGDWYKRNHYQLRRILDAGHDLPFPDGLLINGRGWNGYTFTVDPVKTYRFRISNVGLSTSINFRIQGHKMKLVEVEGSHTLQNTYSALDIHLGQSYSVLVTADQPAKDYYIVVSTRFTARVLTTTAILHYSNSRDGVSGPIPGGPTTQIDWSLNQARSLRWNLTASGPRPNPQGSYHYGLIKTSRTITLANSAPLINRKQRFAVNSVSFIPPDTPLKLADYFKIPGVFNLGSIPSYPTWGNAYLQTSVMSANFREFIEIIFQNWEDSVQSWHIDGHSFFVVGMDGGQWTTASRARYNLRDAVARCTTQVYPKSWTAVYMALDNVGMWNIRSENWARQYLGQQLYLRVYSPANSWRDELPIPRNALLCGRARGRHTRPL, from the exons ATGAGAGctctttattctctttctgctcttcttttcttattgtttCTTATTCAAAGCGTTAATGGAGAGAACCCTTATAGATTCTTCACGTGGAAAGTCACTTATGGTGACATTTACCCTCTGGGTGTTAAGCAACAG GGAATCTTGATTAATGGGCAGTTTCCAGGGCCACAAATTGATGTTGTTACAAATGATAATCTCATTATCaatgtttttaattacttaagaGAGCCATTCCTCATCTCTTG GAATGGCATACAACAGAGAAGGAACTCATGGCAGGATGGAGTCTATGGTACCAACTGTCCGATTTTACCAGGAAGAAACTTCACTTACATTCTCCAAGTTAAGGACCAAATTGGTAGCTATTTCTACTTTCCCTCACTTGGAATGCACAAGGCTGCTGGTGGTTTTGGTGGCATCAGAGTATGGAGCCGTCCTCGGATTCCTGTACCTTTCCCTCCTCCCTCTGGAGATTTCACTGTACTAGCTGGGGACTGGTACAAGAGAAATCACTAT CAATTGAGACGAATCTTGGATGCTGGTCATGATCTTCCATTCCCTGACGGGCTTCTCATCAATGGTCGCGGATGGAATGGATACACGTTCACAGTTGATCCAG TCAAGACATATAGGTTCAGAATATCAAATGTGGGCCTTTCAACATCTATTAACTTCAGAATTCAAGGACACAAGATGAAACTAGTGGAGGTAGAAGGATCGCATACACTACAAAATACCTACTCTGCCCTCGACATACATCTTGGTCAGTCCTATTCTGTCCTGGTCACAGCTGATCAGCCAGCAAAAGATTACTACATTGTTGTTTCTACACGCTTCACTGCTCGTGTACTCACAACAACAGCCATTCTTCACTATAGCAATTCGCGTGATGGAGTTTCTGGTCCGATTCCAGGTGGACCAACTACTCAGATTGATTGGTCCCTCAACCAGGCCAGATCATTACG TTGGAATCTGACAGCAAGTGGGCCTAGGCCGAACCCACAAGGCTCTTACCACTATGGATTGATCAAAACCAGCCGCACAATCACTCTTGCAAACTCTGCTCCTCTTATTAATCGCAAACAGAGGTTTGCTGTCAACAGTGTCTCTTTTATTCCTCCAGACACCCCATTAAAACTTGCAGATTACTTCAAGATTCCAGGAGTTTTCAACCTTGGAAGCATCCCAAGCTACCCGACATGGGGAAATGCCTACCTCCAAACCTCAGTGATGTCTGCTAATTTCAGGGAATTCATTGAGATTATTTTCCAAAATTGGGAGGACTCTGTTCAGTCATGGCACATTGATGGTCATTCCTTCTTTGTTGTGGG AATGGATGGAGGGCAGTGGACAACTGCAAGTAGGGCACGCTATAATTTGAGAGATGCCGTTGCCCGTTGCACCACTCAG GTATATCCCAAGTCATGGACTGCAGTTTACATGGCGCTGGATAATGTGGGAATGTGGAACATACGGTCCGAGAACTGGGCTAGGCAATATTTGGGGCAGCAGTTGTATCTCAGGGTTTACTCTCCTGCAAATTCTTGGAGAGACGAGTTACCAATCCCGAGGAATGCTCTTCTCTGCGGTCGGGCCAGAGGCCGTCACACTAGGCCTCTGTGA
- the LOC8284183 gene encoding uncharacterized protein LOC8284183 isoform X3, with protein MLQNSMPMQMQMQQQPQLGIIMNPQIQFPFNNNSSVSPFITQNQFGLPQLGFSPLNHLNHLNTVPMFVNQFNPSQLQPQQFPFNFPQQLNHNMGFPNLQNMNPPLPIQMPNLSQPVAPHNPNLFPIGHQPNTTQQAKGSTCSMPQIQNSPHFPSFKQQGNPINNGQNSSSSFKWKRFPNKDFKKNPKQESSKLGYQKSQFHHMNNGKRKFGEHNGKGNGYERATKAGRTVPTGQARETKRSPALIYTEQEIKLWREERRKNFPSKANIEKMCSERVTNSGGIDKEAKLRRERLKEILAKQAELGVEVAEIPSHYLSDSEKQVKVKKDSRRSAPKKGRSRHKHDRRGRYNKKDGLTQQNTLAKKDSSNGSSFSRTKPTLLQKLLSAEVRKDKHHLLQVFRFMVMNSFFDDGPEKPLKFPSVVVKEDEVVAEKTSITGKGISEVSNKTAVENSGHVGDGDEDDDSADDDGDKHGVRVGQGTSYAKAKFTLDQIDNRTEGEEGEIID; from the exons ATGCTGCAGAATTCTATGCctatgcaaatgcaaatgcagcAACAACCTCAACTTGGTATTATTATGAATCCTCAAATTCAATTTCCTTTCAACAATAATTCCAGTGTCTCACCTTTCATCACtcaaaatcaatttggttTACCTCAACTGGGTTTTTCTCCACTGAATCATTTAAACCATCTGAATACTGTTCCCATGTTTGTCAATCAATTCAACCCATCCCAACTTCAACCCCAACAATTCCCCTTTAATTTCCCTCAACAGCTCAATCATAATATGGGTTTCCCCAATCTCCAAAATATGAATCCTCCACTGCCTATTCAAATGCCAAATCTTTCTCAACCTGTTGCCCCTCACAATCCCAACCTTTTTCCTATTGGGCACCAACCTAACACAACTCAGCAAGCAAAGGGAAGCACATGCTCAATGCCGCAAATTCAGAACTCACCACACTTTCCTTCATTTAAGCAGCAG GGTAATCCTATTAATAATGGCCAGAATAGTAGTTCAAGTTTCAAGTGGAAAAGATTTCCAAACAAAGACTTCAAAAAGAATCCAAAGCAAGAGTCGTCAAAATTGGG GTATCAGAAGTCTCAATTCCATCATATGAATAATGGAAAGAGGAAGTTTGGTGAACACAATGGTAAAG ggAATGGCTATGAGAGGGCCACAAAAGCTGGTCGCACTGTTCCTACTGGGCAAGCTAGGGAAACAAAAAG GTCTCCGGCTTTGATCTACACAGAACAAGAAATCAAACTATGGCGTGAAGAGCGTAGGAAAAACTTCCCGTCAAAAGCTAACATAGAGAAG ATGTGCAGTGAAAGGGTAACGAACTCTGGTGGCATTGATAAGGAAGCCAAACTACGTCGAGAG CGGCTCAAGGAGATATTAGCAAAGCAGGCTGAGTTGGGAGTTGAAGTTGCAGAAATACCATCACACTACCTGTCAGATTCAGAGAAACAAGTAAAGGTAAAGAAAGATAGTAGAAGGTCTGCTCCTAAGAAGGGGAGATCCCGGCACAAGCATGATAGAAGAGGACGATATAACAAAAAGGATGGGTTGACCCAGCAGAATACATTAGCAAAAAAGGATTCATCTAATGGGTCTTCATTCAGCAGAACGAAGCCAACACTTTTGCAAAAGCTTCTGAGCGCAGAAGTAAGAAAAGATAAACACCACTTGTTGCAGGTTTTTAGGTTCATGGTGATGAACTCTTTCTTTGACGATGGACCGGAGAAGCCTTTGAAATTTCCTTCAGTAGTAGTCAAGGAAGATGAGGTGGTAGCAGAAAAAACATCTATTACTGGGAAGGGTATTTCTGAAGTTAGCAACAAAACAGCAGTCGAAAATTCTGGTCATGTTGGCGAtggtgatgaagatgatgacagtgctgatgatgatggtgaTAAGCATGGGGTTCGAGTGGGACAAGGAACGAGTTATGCCAAGGCAAAGTTTACTCTTGATCAAATTGACAACAGAACTGAAGGAGAAGAGGGAGAAATCATAGATTAA
- the LOC8284183 gene encoding uncharacterized protein LOC8284183 isoform X2 translates to MQQPRFNSYPPSQLPSQIQPINNSNTTAPVNPQASLANLCNMLQNSMPMQMQMQQQPQLGIIMNPQIQFPFNNNSSVSPFITQNQFGLPQLGFSPLNHLNHLNTVPMFVNQFNPSQLQPQQFPFNFPQQLNHNMGFPNLQNMNPPLPIQMPNLSQPVAPHNPNLFPIGHQPNTTQQAKGSTCSMPQIQNSPHFPSFKQQGNPINNGQNSSSSFKWKRFPNKDFKKNPKQESSKLGYQKSQFHHMNNGKRKFGEHNGNGYERATKAGRTVPTGQARETKRSPALIYTEQEIKLWREERRKNFPSKANIEKMCSERVTNSGGIDKEAKLRRERLKEILAKQAELGVEVAEIPSHYLSDSEKQVKVKKDSRRSAPKKGRSRHKHDRRGRYNKKDGLTQQNTLAKKDSSNGSSFSRTKPTLLQKLLSAEVRKDKHHLLQVFRFMVMNSFFDDGPEKPLKFPSVVVKEDEVVAEKTSITGKGISEVSNKTAVENSGHVGDGDEDDDSADDDGDKHGVRVGQGTSYAKAKFTLDQIDNRTEGEEGEIID, encoded by the exons ATGCAGCAACCTCGTTTCAATTCTTATCCTCCGTCTCAACTTCCCAGTCAAATTCAACCCATCAACAACAGCAATACTACTGCTCCTGTTAATCCGCAG GCTTCTCTAGCAAATTTATGCAACATGCTGCAGAATTCTATGCctatgcaaatgcaaatgcagcAACAACCTCAACTTGGTATTATTATGAATCCTCAAATTCAATTTCCTTTCAACAATAATTCCAGTGTCTCACCTTTCATCACtcaaaatcaatttggttTACCTCAACTGGGTTTTTCTCCACTGAATCATTTAAACCATCTGAATACTGTTCCCATGTTTGTCAATCAATTCAACCCATCCCAACTTCAACCCCAACAATTCCCCTTTAATTTCCCTCAACAGCTCAATCATAATATGGGTTTCCCCAATCTCCAAAATATGAATCCTCCACTGCCTATTCAAATGCCAAATCTTTCTCAACCTGTTGCCCCTCACAATCCCAACCTTTTTCCTATTGGGCACCAACCTAACACAACTCAGCAAGCAAAGGGAAGCACATGCTCAATGCCGCAAATTCAGAACTCACCACACTTTCCTTCATTTAAGCAGCAG GGTAATCCTATTAATAATGGCCAGAATAGTAGTTCAAGTTTCAAGTGGAAAAGATTTCCAAACAAAGACTTCAAAAAGAATCCAAAGCAAGAGTCGTCAAAATTGGG GTATCAGAAGTCTCAATTCCATCATATGAATAATGGAAAGAGGAAGTTTGGTGAACACAATG ggAATGGCTATGAGAGGGCCACAAAAGCTGGTCGCACTGTTCCTACTGGGCAAGCTAGGGAAACAAAAAG GTCTCCGGCTTTGATCTACACAGAACAAGAAATCAAACTATGGCGTGAAGAGCGTAGGAAAAACTTCCCGTCAAAAGCTAACATAGAGAAG ATGTGCAGTGAAAGGGTAACGAACTCTGGTGGCATTGATAAGGAAGCCAAACTACGTCGAGAG CGGCTCAAGGAGATATTAGCAAAGCAGGCTGAGTTGGGAGTTGAAGTTGCAGAAATACCATCACACTACCTGTCAGATTCAGAGAAACAAGTAAAGGTAAAGAAAGATAGTAGAAGGTCTGCTCCTAAGAAGGGGAGATCCCGGCACAAGCATGATAGAAGAGGACGATATAACAAAAAGGATGGGTTGACCCAGCAGAATACATTAGCAAAAAAGGATTCATCTAATGGGTCTTCATTCAGCAGAACGAAGCCAACACTTTTGCAAAAGCTTCTGAGCGCAGAAGTAAGAAAAGATAAACACCACTTGTTGCAGGTTTTTAGGTTCATGGTGATGAACTCTTTCTTTGACGATGGACCGGAGAAGCCTTTGAAATTTCCTTCAGTAGTAGTCAAGGAAGATGAGGTGGTAGCAGAAAAAACATCTATTACTGGGAAGGGTATTTCTGAAGTTAGCAACAAAACAGCAGTCGAAAATTCTGGTCATGTTGGCGAtggtgatgaagatgatgacagtgctgatgatgatggtgaTAAGCATGGGGTTCGAGTGGGACAAGGAACGAGTTATGCCAAGGCAAAGTTTACTCTTGATCAAATTGACAACAGAACTGAAGGAGAAGAGGGAGAAATCATAGATTAA
- the LOC8284181 gene encoding uncharacterized protein LOC8284181, giving the protein MSALILCKAIACSSLRQKMSWTCKKCTFINSPSPKSTCQICLSPPSPLPSSSSPPPHQETPKWSCKACTFLNVYKNTSCEICGTRASLSSLSSFGDLNDIGLDGDLDSSVGSVFLPLRICKRKITDSTDVVDKDSVQSDSSRGVKASNKAVYNVEDRSDEDFLKLGGFQGFGASNKAVTVVKEEINPPIASSSFKILSYNVWFREALEVHKRMKALGDIIQLHSPDVICFQEVTPNIYDIFRQSGWWKVYHCSVSNETAGSRPYFCMQLSKLQVRSFSCRPFNNSVMGRELCIAELEVPHSKPLVVATSHLESPCPAPPTWDQMFSKERVDQAKEATNALSKNPNVIFGGDMNWDDKLDGQFPLPGGWVDAWAELRPGENGWTYDTKCNKMLSGNRTLQKRLDRFVCSLRDFKISKIDTIGKEAIPGLSHIKEKKVRKEVKMLELPVLPSDHYGLLLTISAR; this is encoded by the exons ATGTCTGCCTTGATTTTGTGCAAAGCAATCGCATGCTCCTCTCTCCGACAGAAGATGTCTTGGACCTGCAAGAAATGCACTTTCATAAACTCTCCATCTCCAAAATCCACTTGCCAAATCTGTCTGTCACCTCCTTCtcctcttccttcttcttcttctcctcctcCTCATCAAGAAACCCCAAAATGGTCATGCAAGGCCTGCACTTTCTTGAACGTATACAAGAATACTTCATGTGAAATATGCGGTACTAGGGcatctctttcttctctttccaGTTTTGGTGATTTGAATGATATTGGTCTTGATGGTGACTTGGATTCTTCTGTTGGTTCTGTTTTCTTGCCCTTGAGGATTTGCAAGAGAAAGATCACTGATTCAACTGATGTTGTTGATAAGGATTCTGTTCAATCGGATAGCTCTCGTGGAGTTAAGGCCTCTAATAAGGCTGTTTATAATGTTGAGG ATAGGAGTGATGAAGATTTTCTGAAATTGGGTGGTTTTCAAGGGTTTGGGGCATCCAACAAGGCAGTCACTGTTGTCAAGG AGGAAATCAATCCACCGATAGCTTCGAGTTCATTCAAGATTTTGAGCTATAATGTTTGGTTTCGAGAAGCTCTAGAGGTGCATAAGAGGATGAAAGCTCTTGGTGACATTATTCAACTGCATTCTCCTGATGTGATTTGCTTTCAG GAAGTTACTCCAAACATATATGACATATTTAGGCAATCCGGCTGGTGGAAAGTATATCACTGCTCTGTTTCAAACGAGACTGCAGGTTCAAGACCATACTTCTGCATGCAG TTAAGCAAACTTCAAGTAAGATCTTTCAGCTGTAGGCCATTTAACAACTCTGTAATGGGGAGAGAACTTTGCATTGCGGAGCTTGAAGTTCCTCATAGCAAGCCATTAGTTGTTGCCACAAGCCATCTTGAGAGTCCCTGCCCTGCACCTCCAACATGGGATCAGATGTTTAGTAAGGAGCGTGTAGATCAGGCGAAAGAGGCCACCAATGCTCTCAGCAAGAATCCAAATGTGATTTTTGGCGGTGACATGAACTGGGATGACAAGTTAGATGGTCAGTTTCCTTTACCTGGTGGATGGGTTGATGCCTGGGCAGAGTTAAGACCGGGTGAAAATGGATGGACATACGATACCAAGTGCAATAAGATGTTGTCGGGTAACCGTACATTGCAAAAGAGACTTGATCGATTTGTGTGCAGTCTGCGTGATttcaaaataagtaaaattgaCACGATAGGTAAGGAAGCAATACCAGGTTTATCACATATTAAGGAGAAGAAAGTGAGAAAAGAGGTAAAGATGTTGGAGCTCCCTGTTCTGCCAAGTGACCATTATGGCTTGCTCTTAACAATTTCCGCTCGATGA
- the LOC8284183 gene encoding uncharacterized protein LOC8284183 isoform X1, giving the protein MQQPRFNSYPPSQLPSQIQPINNSNTTAPVNPQASLANLCNMLQNSMPMQMQMQQQPQLGIIMNPQIQFPFNNNSSVSPFITQNQFGLPQLGFSPLNHLNHLNTVPMFVNQFNPSQLQPQQFPFNFPQQLNHNMGFPNLQNMNPPLPIQMPNLSQPVAPHNPNLFPIGHQPNTTQQAKGSTCSMPQIQNSPHFPSFKQQGNPINNGQNSSSSFKWKRFPNKDFKKNPKQESSKLGYQKSQFHHMNNGKRKFGEHNGKGNGYERATKAGRTVPTGQARETKRSPALIYTEQEIKLWREERRKNFPSKANIEKMCSERVTNSGGIDKEAKLRRERLKEILAKQAELGVEVAEIPSHYLSDSEKQVKVKKDSRRSAPKKGRSRHKHDRRGRYNKKDGLTQQNTLAKKDSSNGSSFSRTKPTLLQKLLSAEVRKDKHHLLQVFRFMVMNSFFDDGPEKPLKFPSVVVKEDEVVAEKTSITGKGISEVSNKTAVENSGHVGDGDEDDDSADDDGDKHGVRVGQGTSYAKAKFTLDQIDNRTEGEEGEIID; this is encoded by the exons ATGCAGCAACCTCGTTTCAATTCTTATCCTCCGTCTCAACTTCCCAGTCAAATTCAACCCATCAACAACAGCAATACTACTGCTCCTGTTAATCCGCAG GCTTCTCTAGCAAATTTATGCAACATGCTGCAGAATTCTATGCctatgcaaatgcaaatgcagcAACAACCTCAACTTGGTATTATTATGAATCCTCAAATTCAATTTCCTTTCAACAATAATTCCAGTGTCTCACCTTTCATCACtcaaaatcaatttggttTACCTCAACTGGGTTTTTCTCCACTGAATCATTTAAACCATCTGAATACTGTTCCCATGTTTGTCAATCAATTCAACCCATCCCAACTTCAACCCCAACAATTCCCCTTTAATTTCCCTCAACAGCTCAATCATAATATGGGTTTCCCCAATCTCCAAAATATGAATCCTCCACTGCCTATTCAAATGCCAAATCTTTCTCAACCTGTTGCCCCTCACAATCCCAACCTTTTTCCTATTGGGCACCAACCTAACACAACTCAGCAAGCAAAGGGAAGCACATGCTCAATGCCGCAAATTCAGAACTCACCACACTTTCCTTCATTTAAGCAGCAG GGTAATCCTATTAATAATGGCCAGAATAGTAGTTCAAGTTTCAAGTGGAAAAGATTTCCAAACAAAGACTTCAAAAAGAATCCAAAGCAAGAGTCGTCAAAATTGGG GTATCAGAAGTCTCAATTCCATCATATGAATAATGGAAAGAGGAAGTTTGGTGAACACAATGGTAAAG ggAATGGCTATGAGAGGGCCACAAAAGCTGGTCGCACTGTTCCTACTGGGCAAGCTAGGGAAACAAAAAG GTCTCCGGCTTTGATCTACACAGAACAAGAAATCAAACTATGGCGTGAAGAGCGTAGGAAAAACTTCCCGTCAAAAGCTAACATAGAGAAG ATGTGCAGTGAAAGGGTAACGAACTCTGGTGGCATTGATAAGGAAGCCAAACTACGTCGAGAG CGGCTCAAGGAGATATTAGCAAAGCAGGCTGAGTTGGGAGTTGAAGTTGCAGAAATACCATCACACTACCTGTCAGATTCAGAGAAACAAGTAAAGGTAAAGAAAGATAGTAGAAGGTCTGCTCCTAAGAAGGGGAGATCCCGGCACAAGCATGATAGAAGAGGACGATATAACAAAAAGGATGGGTTGACCCAGCAGAATACATTAGCAAAAAAGGATTCATCTAATGGGTCTTCATTCAGCAGAACGAAGCCAACACTTTTGCAAAAGCTTCTGAGCGCAGAAGTAAGAAAAGATAAACACCACTTGTTGCAGGTTTTTAGGTTCATGGTGATGAACTCTTTCTTTGACGATGGACCGGAGAAGCCTTTGAAATTTCCTTCAGTAGTAGTCAAGGAAGATGAGGTGGTAGCAGAAAAAACATCTATTACTGGGAAGGGTATTTCTGAAGTTAGCAACAAAACAGCAGTCGAAAATTCTGGTCATGTTGGCGAtggtgatgaagatgatgacagtgctgatgatgatggtgaTAAGCATGGGGTTCGAGTGGGACAAGGAACGAGTTATGCCAAGGCAAAGTTTACTCTTGATCAAATTGACAACAGAACTGAAGGAGAAGAGGGAGAAATCATAGATTAA